In the Populus trichocarpa isolate Nisqually-1 chromosome 8, P.trichocarpa_v4.1, whole genome shotgun sequence genome, agctgAAACTTTAGGAAGCAAATTGAAGTTTTCCCTGCCAAAATGAGAAaggggtatttttattttttttggttaaatttgattttcattttattattgtttaattacaACCTAAAATTCTATCGCAAAAccaatctttaatttattgtcAGAATGTTTTTTGACACTTTACATCTATGAGAGAATGCAAAGTAAAAGGAATCTAAAACCAtgttaacataatttaaaaagataaaattataaataaataaataaaattcaatggccaaaacaaataaaaataaattataaaaaataaatagcatagTCCACAACAGAAATAAATCGGCGTGAACAATGATTGCTATCACTCCTTTCCCCAATTcttttagcttattttataattataatatatgacATATGACATCACTCCTGTGAGATTTCTAAagcacaaaacaagaaaaagacacCTGAAAGCACATATGACATCAACCGAGGAATCTAATCCCAGAAGAAATTCGGTAAGTGTTACCTCTAAGGAATAAATACAATTCCATATTTATCAAAACCACACCATAATTACTTTCTCGTTCAATTAAACCACAAGGAGAAGAGTGTGACATTAAACCGAAATGAAAGAATAGTCTGAAGCAACTGAAAGGAAAACAATTAGATATGATGAAAGGAGAGGAGAATTCAATTAATAAtctttgataaaaattgaattgactacagaaaaatattttatccaaaACCAACCCAGCAAAAATAAGCTCATCCACATCCTACATTCGGGTGGCCAAAATTTACTGGTTACCTTTATAACacaaatagaaatgaaaagttAACAAGAGTTCCGAGAAGACTAGATGTCCGAATTTCAAAAACATGTATCATGGCTGAGAAGTCATGAACTACAAAGAACAAAATAGATCTCCGCAAGAGGCCATAGATATCTACACAAGAGAAGCAGGCCACAGGTAATGGGAGTCTCATTGCTTGAACCAACAACGTAAATCTACCTGATGGTGACAAACTTGTTGGTTCCATGTCTTGCCCAGTGAGTCCTTAAATCAATTGGGTTAGCAAAGTTATAACCTTCAGCTGCAAGTTTCTCCAGTACCTTCTTAAATGCACCCTGACTCATTTTCCTCCCTGCTATCCTTGCACCGCGTCTTTTGGTACTCATTGGTAGAGGGTACACCGAGACATTTGTGGTGCAACATGCTGACTGCCATCCTCCGCAGCCCCATCGGTAACATTGTTGAGGAGTTCCAGTACATGAGCAGGTCGGAATTGGGATACCTGAAATGTCCATATCAATCCCATTTATGACAACATCCACACTTTTCTTAGCTGGCTTCGCACGCTGAACTGTATTATTATTACCATCCTTTGGCTTCCTAGGTTTCTTAGCTTTGGGAGTTTTGGGGGATGTACCACCTACCTGTCTTCTCTTCAACTGGTTACCTTCATTACTTACACTGGGTTCCTCAATCCTACTCAACCTCTCATCCCTTGATGAATTGGGTGGCTGTAACATTTGCATTGAATGAGCTCCTGAAGTTTGCTGGGGAACAACATAATTGGGATTTGGAggtaatatatttaaaaacttctCCCGATTTATCCAACTATCCCTCATGTAATTCATATGCTCAGGGGCGTCAGAAACCACACAATCATGTGGAAGGTAGGCTCCATTGGCACCGATCATGATGTTAATTGGATCACGCCTGGGTAAGAAATGCTTTGTATCACGGTCTACCATGCTCGGCATCCACTGGAGACCAAATGGCTCCTTATATGACGGTTCATAATAACCCCAATTGTGCATGTTCAACGCATCATCATCCATGAAAGCTAAGCAATGTCAACAACACAGCAAAAGGGGAAAAATTCAGCTTTTCTCTACAGTTTTTAACATAACcactaaaaacattttaattcttCACTATATCAGCTTTCGTTAAAAAGATGAACTTTTGATATGTTTGGGATGACCCATCAGCAGCATTGTCATCCAGATCACTGAGGCTGTTAAAGAGTCCTCAACAAGTGAAGACATTATTACCTTTAACGCTAATAAATACACAAAGACAACATTTTACATGAAGCATAGTTCCCAAAATCAATAGATCCAATGAACAATCAACAAAACAGAAGCATATGCAAAGAGATTAGCAGCTAGCAAGTTCCAATTCACAATGCCTGGCATTAATtgcatccaaagaaaaaaaaagaataaatgaaaataactgAGTAAAAGAATCTCACTTCCTCCAGATCTAAAAATGGGAGGATTTTTAAGATTCCCATAAACAAAAACgggaaattatatatataaaaaaaaaacatcaataaaaaatggaaaCGTTTCTAGTTTTTAAATCACTTTCCATTTTCCAAGATTTCCTGTGAATGCAACCAAAAAACCATTTCCAGATCTGCAATATACATTAAAATCTCGAAaataagatagttttttttttttacttcgaaTAGTAGTAGATTTCTACAATCAGGAaatagaaaacaagcaaaacagcAAAGAAATGTAGATGTGTGAGAATAAATGGCAGGTTTGATAGTACTAGGTCCCATATATTCAAATcttagaaaaagagagagagaggagagagataaCTCACTTGGGGTGCAAACGGCTCTTTAGGTTTTTGCCCTTccggagagagaaagagagacaaagaagagagaggagagagaaacgaaagagaagagaaaaggagagaggacAGAGAGAGGATGAGAGAGACCTAAGAATATGtagtagatttattttttctcttttttaataaaaatatataatagaaaatcTAAGAATGAAAGCAGGGCATATGTTCCCATgtgaccaaaaataaaaatatcctaaattctttatattattctttctttccaaTTTAGGGCTCATCCAACTTTATCTTATCCCTCTTTTTTGAATGCTCTTAATAAAGTGTAGATGtgagctttttatttatttatttatttatttatttttagacttTCTTCTTTCATGTTAGTTACCAAAAATgacattttatgttatttatgtGGACACCTATGGTTTTGGGACTTTATATTAGCC is a window encoding:
- the LOC7471447 gene encoding protein BASIC PENTACYSTEINE2; amino-acid sequence: MDDDALNMHNWGYYEPSYKEPFGLQWMPSMVDRDTKHFLPRRDPINIMIGANGAYLPHDCVVSDAPEHMNYMRDSWINREKFLNILPPNPNYVVPQQTSGAHSMQMLQPPNSSRDERLSRIEEPSVSNEGNQLKRRQVGGTSPKTPKAKKPRKPKDGNNNTVQRAKPAKKSVDVVINGIDMDISGIPIPTCSCTGTPQQCYRWGCGGWQSACCTTNVSVYPLPMSTKRRGARIAGRKMSQGAFKKVLEKLAAEGYNFANPIDLRTHWARHGTNKFVTIR